The following proteins are encoded in a genomic region of Paenibacillus sp. FSL R7-0273:
- a CDS encoding MetQ/NlpA family ABC transporter substrate-binding protein: MKKSMIAMLMLFVLVAAGCGNNTNNAQNAAEATEAPAATAASTEPVKIKVATLIPPMTDILDIVKPLLLEDGVDMEIVVLSDNVQPNEALANKEVDANFFQHVPYMKQFNESKGSNLVPVQPVYDAIYGGYSKKVKSIEELPEGATLVMANDPSNIGRSLQMFADAGLIKLKDGVGITATQADITENPKNFKIEEVDLLMLARMLDDGDLVAMTPAYASPLGLTPKKDALITEREDSEFTITMVAREDNQDSDAIQKLAKRISGPEVKKFLEDNYADIALPAFE, translated from the coding sequence ATGAAAAAGTCCATGATTGCAATGCTGATGCTGTTCGTCCTGGTCGCTGCTGGCTGCGGTAACAACACTAACAATGCTCAAAATGCCGCAGAAGCTACGGAAGCACCGGCTGCTACAGCAGCAAGTACCGAACCCGTGAAAATCAAGGTAGCCACGCTGATTCCCCCGATGACCGATATTCTTGATATTGTAAAACCGCTGCTGCTGGAGGACGGGGTGGATATGGAGATCGTTGTGTTGTCCGACAATGTGCAGCCGAACGAGGCGCTGGCGAACAAGGAAGTGGACGCGAACTTCTTCCAGCATGTGCCTTACATGAAGCAGTTCAATGAGAGCAAGGGCTCGAATCTCGTTCCGGTACAGCCTGTATATGATGCGATTTACGGCGGATACTCCAAAAAGGTCAAATCCATCGAAGAGCTGCCGGAAGGTGCGACGCTGGTAATGGCCAATGACCCGTCGAATATCGGACGTTCGCTGCAGATGTTTGCCGATGCCGGTCTGATTAAGCTGAAGGATGGAGTAGGCATCACAGCAACCCAGGCGGATATTACGGAAAATCCGAAGAACTTCAAGATCGAGGAAGTTGACCTGCTGATGCTTGCCCGGATGCTGGATGACGGTGACCTGGTGGCGATGACTCCGGCTTATGCCAGCCCGCTTGGCCTGACTCCGAAGAAGGATGCGCTGATTACCGAGCGCGAGGATTCCGAGTTTACCATTACAATGGTTGCCCGTGAAGACAATCAGGATTCCGATGCGATCCAGAAGCTGGCGAAGCGCATCAGCGGTCCTGAGGTGAAGAAGTTCCTGGAAGATAATTATGCAGACATCGCTCTGCCGGCTTTTGAATAA
- a CDS encoding methionine ABC transporter permease, translating to MWESMLKYQDLMWQSIGETFVMVGISILAALLVGLPLGTVLYFCRKGQLYENRSLSLTLNSIVNVVRSFPFLLLVVALIPVTRFLVGTSIGTLASTVPLSVVAIAYYARLVEQSLLEVSKGTIEAALSMGASKVELIFKFLYVEARSGLVLGLTASTISFISFSTVMGVVGGGGVGDFAIRYGYQRFETEVMAYAIVVMIALVQLIQFTGSTVARLLDKR from the coding sequence ATGTGGGAAAGCATGCTGAAATACCAGGATCTGATGTGGCAGTCGATCGGCGAAACCTTTGTCATGGTCGGGATATCCATTCTGGCGGCGCTGCTGGTCGGACTTCCGCTGGGCACGGTGCTGTATTTTTGCCGCAAGGGACAGCTTTATGAGAACCGGAGCCTGTCGCTGACGCTGAACAGCATCGTTAATGTGGTCCGCTCCTTTCCGTTCCTGCTGCTGGTGGTGGCGCTCATTCCGGTGACCCGCTTCCTGGTTGGAACGTCTATCGGAACCTTGGCCTCGACGGTGCCTCTGTCCGTAGTCGCTATAGCTTACTATGCGCGTCTGGTAGAGCAGTCCCTGCTGGAGGTATCCAAGGGTACGATTGAGGCGGCCCTGTCCATGGGGGCATCGAAGGTGGAGCTGATTTTCAAGTTCCTGTATGTGGAGGCGCGGTCGGGGCTGGTGCTCGGACTCACGGCTTCCACGATCAGCTTTATTTCTTTTTCAACGGTGATGGGTGTTGTTGGAGGCGGGGGTGTCGGCGATTTTGCCATCCGTTACGGGTATCAGCGGTTTGAGACGGAAGTGATGGCCTACGCCATCGTCGTCATGATTGCGCTCGTGCAGCTGATCCAGTTCACCGGAAGCACTGTGGCAAGACTGCTGGATAAGCGCTGA
- a CDS encoding methionine ABC transporter ATP-binding protein has product MLSLSGVSKSFELRGGSHHAVRDVSLTVKPASIHGIIGASGAGKSTLLRLMNLLERPDNGTVTVAGKELTALTEKELRRERQKIGMIFQHFNLVANATVSRNVSIPLELARVPKGERQKRVAEVLEFVGLTDKAEQYPARLSGGQRQRVAIARALANSPQLLLCDEPTSALDPVTTADILSVLKHINAALGVTIVIVTHELDVVRSICTEVSVMEDGRIVDSFSREEHGFLPPSGHSGSYREQITGKAGGR; this is encoded by the coding sequence ATTTTATCGCTGAGCGGAGTAAGTAAAAGCTTCGAACTAAGGGGAGGCAGTCATCACGCGGTCCGGGACGTATCGCTTACAGTAAAACCTGCTTCAATCCACGGCATCATCGGGGCAAGCGGGGCCGGTAAATCGACGCTGCTGCGTCTGATGAATCTGCTGGAGCGGCCGGACAACGGCACGGTGACTGTGGCCGGCAAAGAGCTGACGGCATTAACAGAGAAAGAGCTGCGCCGGGAGCGGCAGAAGATCGGGATGATCTTTCAGCATTTTAATCTGGTCGCCAATGCCACCGTCAGCCGTAATGTGTCCATTCCGCTGGAGCTGGCGCGTGTGCCGAAGGGAGAGCGCCAGAAGCGGGTGGCTGAGGTGCTTGAGTTCGTCGGCCTGACCGACAAAGCGGAGCAGTATCCCGCCCGGCTCAGCGGCGGCCAGCGGCAAAGGGTAGCGATTGCCCGCGCCCTTGCCAACAGCCCGCAGCTGCTGCTGTGCGATGAGCCGACCTCCGCGCTGGACCCGGTGACTACGGCGGACATCCTTAGCGTGCTGAAGCATATCAACGCTGCGCTCGGCGTAACGATTGTGATCGTAACCCATGAGCTGGATGTGGTGCGCAGCATCTGCACTGAGGTCTCCGTCATGGAGGACGGGAGAATCGTGGATTCCTTTTCACGGGAAGAGCACGGTTTCCTTCCGCCTTCGGGGCATTCCGGCTCCTACCGCGAGCAGATTACCGGCAAGGCAGGTGGGCGATAA